Part of the Desulfobacteraceae bacterium genome, CCCCCATGGGGGTGATTCGTGAAGCGATCGCCGAGACGCGGGCGGACCGCAAACGCTTGCGGCATGTACCTGCCTTTGCCCCCGCCGGACAGAGCACCCAGTTGATTGTCGGCGCCAGCCCGGAGTCCGACTACGAGATACTGAACCTGGCCGATGGGCTCTACCGGCAGCAAACCCTCAAGCGGGTCTATTACTCGGCTTATGTGCCGGTGGGCGGGCCACGGAAGCCACTGCCGGATCTGGCTGAACCGCCTCTGCGGCGCGAGAACCGACTCTACCAGGCCGACTGGTTGATGCGGCTGTACGGCTTTTCCATCGACGACTTGATTGACAGCGCCTCCCCCTGGCTCGATCTGGCGATCGACCCCAAACAGGCCTTCGCCCTGAGGCATCCGGAACTGTTTCCGGTCGACATCAACACCGCCGACCGTGAAATGATTCTCAGGGTGCCGGGCATCGGACTGAAGTCGGCCAATCGCATCGTCCACTTGCGACAAAAAGGACGCATTCGCTTGGAGCATCTGCGGCAACTGGGCGCCATTGTTACCAGGGCCCGGCCGTACATTTGCTGCGATGGTTCATCGGCACGGCAATGGCCGGTCGCCGCGACAAGCATTCCCGCGCAAACCCCAACCACGGCATCACCGGCAGCAGATACCGAGGCATCCACAAGCAGCGCTGGTCGCCGGGTATTTGAAACCGACGGCAGCTTCGAGGGGCTGCTCAGCGCCATTTTCCAAGCTTACACGGGTCCGGCCCCACCGGACGCCATTGAACCTTCTGGCCGTGGCCAGAGGGGGCTGTTTGAACAGCCGGTGGCCATCGACACGGACCCGGTCATCGCTGATCGGGTGTGGAAGGGTCTGGAGAGACATCTGGGCGCCAAGCGCCGCTGCAAGTTACTCGAGGCGTTCCTGTCGGGCCACGCCGGGGTTGAGACCCTGATTTACCGGCTGGTTGCAGATGCCATTGCCGCCCGCCGAGGCCGCAGCGCCGCGACCCATCTGTCGACCTCGATCCAAATCGATAAACTCAGTCGTCAAGTCCGCCTCGAGGCGCATCGCATGAAAGGCTTGGTTCGGTTCGCACAGACCGATGCAGATGGCTATCTCGCCCTGGTGGCCCCCCGCTACGACGTGTTGCCGCTGGTTCGTCGACATTTTGAATCGCGGTTCGCCGACCAGCGCTGGATTATTTACGATACCCAAAGAAACTACGGACTCGCCTATGACGGCCGCTACACGCAGGCGCTGCAGATGGATCTCGCCGCCATAACGGCCCCCTGTCGAAACGACCATGAACAGCTTTGCCAAACCTTGTGGCAGCGCTATTATGCGGCCGCCAACGTGCCGGCGCGCAACAACCCCAAGCTGCATCTGAGCAAACTGCCGCACCGGTATTGGCGGTTTCTGACGGAAAAGCAGCCCCTGAGGTTGAATCAGGCGCATGGCCAATAAAACCAACACGGCCCGCATTTAGCTACCGGCCGTGGCCACACCTGGTGACCTCTTGTATCCCCAGGAAAATGGGGAACGTCGACGACCCACCCAATCGAAACGGATAGCGCCCACGCACTCTCGAGTCACCCTCGTGCTCGCCAACCATCGTCCGAAAACGATTTCAGCGGCTAAGCGGCTGATGGTCCGCCACAATACGGTGACTCTCGAAGAGCCGTCCGACCTTCCATTTCTGTCCATACTCAACGGGCAGGTGCCTTTTTTCGGGAATTGAACAACAAACCTCTTATCAGGGTCGCGGCAATAAATAATTCCATAATATAGCGCTGGATTTTGGTTCGTCGCCAAGGCACATTCGCCGGTGCATATCAGGATATGTGCGGGCGGGTGTAACGCCGGTGACGGGCCAAAAGACAAGTAAGATATGGAATTATTTCTTGCCGAGGCCCCCATGTAGTTGACGCCTGATTATTCTGTGTCCTTAGATTACGGGATATGTTCCGTAATTGAGAGGGCCGGGCGTCGGGCTGAGCGAAACAACTGATTCGCATTTTCAAAATCCAGATTTCCTTAAATTTGAAACTTTTTTTATTGCATAGCCTGGATTACTGATATACGGGAATTATCTTTAACGAGATTCTAACATTCTGTATTTCGAGTCCACTAAGGTCAAACTTATATTTTGAGTAAAAGTTGGCCAAATTGTTCAACCCAAGGTCGGTATTATCATTGAGTAGCAGGCCGGTTAATTTTGGGTTGTTTACGGCCGATCTGGCAACCGGCCGCGCCTGTTCCGTAAACCATCACAAACCTGGAGGAAAGCAATGCGTAAAAGTACATTCAAATGGATATCGATTCTGGTTCTGGTTGCGTTCGCCATGGCACCGGCTGCGATAGCGGCCAAAAAGCGTCTCGCCTTCGGTGGCGGACCCACCGGGGGTACTTTTCAGTACTTTGCCAATGGCATTGCCATTCTGATGTCCAAGAACATCGAGAATGTGGAAGTTTCCAGTGAAGGCACCGGCGGTTCGGCCGAAAACCTCAAACGCTTGAACGCCGGCGATGTGGATTTCGGAATCGTCTATTCGGTGGATTTGTGGCTGGGCTCCCAAGGAAAACTGCCCCAGGACACCAAGCAGTACACCAAGGTCCGTCCGATGAGCTATCTCTACGGCGCCCCGGCCCAGCTGGTGGTGCGGGCCGACAGCGGTGTGACGGACGCCATGCAGCTGGTCGGCAAGAAGGTCGCGGTGGGCAATGCCGGCTCCGGGGCGGCGCTCTCTGCGCAGCGGTTTTTTGAAGCGCTGGGGATCTGGGACAAGGTCGAGCCCCAGTTTCTGGGCTATTCTGCGGCCGCTTCCGCCCTGGGCGACAAGAAGATCGACGCTTTTTGGGTCCTGGTGGGCTTTCCCAATGCTTCGATCATCGAAGCCAGCACCACCAATGACATCGCGCTGCTGAACACATACGAAACCGCCAAAACCGCCGGCTTTTTCGACAAGTTCCCGGCCTATTCCGAAGCCAAGATTCCGGCCGGCACGTATAAAGGCCAGGACAAGGATGTCCTGACCTTCCAGGATTCCACTCTGTGGTGCGCACGGGAAGATCTCGATGCCGAGACGGTCTTTCAGGCCCTGAGCGTCGTCTACTCCCCGGAAGGGCTGGAACACATGGTGAAGTCCCACAAGGCAGCCGCCGAGATGAGCATCGAAACCGGCATCAGCGGTATTCCGCTGCCGCTGCACAAGGGGGCTGAGGCCTTCTGGACGGAACAAGGCGTCGTGATTCCCGAGGCCATCAAAGCCCAATAAAGCGCTAAGGACCTAACATTCCAGACTATAGGAGGGGTGGATATCCCCTCCTATTTTTCAACTCAATTCAGGGGGCTTGCCGGCCATGCCAGATAACGGGATTGAGAATCTCTCGGAGAGCATCACCAAGGGAGCTCTGCCGGAAGATGAAAAGATCAAAAAGATCATCGAAAAGGAGGAAAAGGGCACCCGCAAGATCCGGGGCTTCTGGCGCTGGGTTTCCATGATTCTGATGGCGGCCATGGTGCTGATCTACTTTTACTCCTCCGGCATCAGCCCGATTTCCGCCCAGTTGCACCGCGGCATCTACGTCCTGCTGACCTACGCCCTGGTTTTCATCATGTACCCGGCGGGTTCGGTCTGGATGCGGCCGGTTCTCTGTCTGTTGATGGGGTTGGGAATCGCAAGCGCCGCCTCAACCTTCGTCTTGTTCGACGGACTTGCCGGTTTTGACGCCCGGGTGGTTGCCTTCAAGGAGCTTTTTCAGGATGAAGGGCTGGTGGCGGCCCTGGGCAGCATGGGGCCGCTTTGGATCGTTTTTGTCGTCGGGGTCGTGATTGCAGGCCTTCTTTTCCTGGCGGGTTCGTGGGGCAAAAAGCGTTTCCCCAATTCCCCGAACATAACCGATGTTCTGTTCTGCCTGACCGCTTCGTTCGCCGTGATTTACTGGATACACGAATTCGAAGCCCTCAACTACCGGATGGGAAGTGAAACCGCCCTCGATTTCTACATCAGCTTTATCGGCATCCTCATTTCCCTGGAGGTGGCCCGGCGGGTGCTGGGATGGTCCTTTACCCTAATCGGGATCTTCTTCATCCTCTATTGCCTCTTCGGACCCTACATGCCGGAGGCCTTCGCGCACCGGGGTTTTCGTCTGGAGCGGATCATCAACGCGCTCTATTTGACCCAGGACGGGGTGTTCGGGGTCATGGCCGACGTTCTGGCCACCTACGTCATCCTCTTCATATTCTTCGGTGCCTTCCTGCAAAAATCCGGTGCCGGGCGCTTTTTCATCGATTTTCCCCTGGCCATCGCCGGCCGGACCGCCGGCGGGCCGGCCAAGGTGGCGGTTCTCGCATCGGCCCTATTCGGCTCCATCTCCGGCAGCGCCATCGCCAACACGGTGGCCACCGGCGCGTTTACAATCCCCATGATGAAGCGGGCCGGATTCCGCCCCCATGTGGCCGGGGCGATTGAACCGTCCGCCTCCATCGGCGGCATGTTCATGCCGCCGGTCATGGGCGCGGGCGGGTTTCTGATGGCCGAGCTGACCGGCATCCCCTATGTCAGCATCATGCTGATGAGTGTCTTTCCCGCCTTTCTCTACTTCCTATCCGTCCTCACCATGGTTCACTTCGAGGCCAAAAAACACGGGATCCGGGGCCTCGAGGACCTTCCCAAACCGTGGCAGATCCTGAAAGCGCAGTGGTACATGGCCCTTCCCCTGGTGGTCATCATCGTCTTGATGCTGCAGGGCTTTTCACCGGGCTTTTCCGCTTTCTGGGCGACCCTCGGTTGCATCATGGTCAGCTGGGTCAAAAAGGATACCCGCATGGGGCCCAAGGAAATCTGGGATGCCATGATTACGGGGTCCCGCAACACCCTGGTGATCGGCGCTACCGTCGGGGTCATTGGCATCATCGTGGGCTCGATCGCACTGACCGGCATCGGTCTCAAATTCTCGGACATCATCATTTCCCTCGCCGGCGGCAACCTGGTCATCGGCATTTTGCTGGTGGCGCTGGCTTCGCTGGTGCTGGGCATGGGCGTGCCCGTAACGGCGGCTTACCTGATCACTGCTGTTTTGGCCGTACCGGCCCTGGGGGAGATGGGGGTTATGATCATCGCGGCGCACCAGATCGTCTACTGGTTGAGCCAGGATTCCAACATCACCCCGCCGGTCTGCGTGGCGGCCTACGCGGGTGCCGCCATTGCGGGCTCAGATCCGTGGAAGACAGGCTGGACGAGCTTCAAATTCGCCAAACTGCTCTATGTCATGCCGTTTCTTTTTGCCTTCACACCCGAGATTTTGATGAAGAACTGGGATCTGACGCCGGCGGAGGCGTTTCCCTTTGGGCACGTCGCCATGTCGTTCTTCTCGGCCACCGTCGGCACACTGGCCTTCTCGTCCCTCACCATGGGGTATCTGGTGCGGCGCACCACCCTGATCGAGTGGATCTTTTTCGCGGTGGCCACGGTTCTGTGTTACACGCCCGGCCTGGCCACGGATCTTAGCGGGATCGCCATGGTGGTGGCGTTGGTCTTTTGGCAGAAACGCAAGAACCGCCTGGAGGCCCTGGCCAAAAACCCCGCCTGAAGGTTTGGCGGGTGAGCGGACGAAAAATCGCTTTTAGGTGAAGTTGTGGGAAAGTCTTTTATCCTGGAATACTTGCAGCCGTAAGAAGTTCAAAAGTTTCAGCGTCTTTGCTGCCTGCGCCGCCTTTCGGGGCGGCGCACCTTTTTTTCCGAAAAATCCTTGCCCGGCTGAAACCCAAACACTCGCCCGGTATCACGCCCTGTCCACCCGCGGACTGTTCACGGGTGGTTTTTTTTGGCGTTCGAAAGGCGAAGGGGGCGAAGGAAGGTGGGTGCCCCAGGCCGGCCTGCCTTGGAGAGGCATGAGGTGGCGGTTATCGCATCGAGTTTTCCAACCTGGCTGAGCGGGTTCTTTGCGGATCGCGAGATCACCCTGTGGGGTGCGGCCGATCTGCGACGTTTCGCCACGCCCAAGGATGAGACCGGGCAGGGATTGCCCTTCGCCCTTGCGTTTGCCTTACGGATGAATCCCAGGATCATGGTCACGATCCAGAAGGGGCCGAACCGTGCCTACGCCGATGAGTATGCCCGGGTGAACCGGCAGATCAATGATGTCTCCGCGGCCCTGGCCGCCGCAGTGAAATTCCAGGGGTTTCGGTCTTTGCCCCTGGCCGCCTCCGATCGTACCGACAGGGTGAAT contains:
- a CDS encoding putative DNA modification/repair radical SAM protein, whose translation is MDIEDKLTILADAAKYDVSCASSGSPRKNSGRRLGNTAPSGICHTYTEDGRCVSLLKILLTNVCIYDCAYCVNRCSNDIPRAAFTTREVVSLTIDFYRRNYIEGLFLSSGVIRSPDDTMERLVRTVQMLRGQGFKGYIHLKCLPFASRRLIQQAGQHADRLSVNIELPSEASLMRLARDKTYASVLTPMGVIREAIAETRADRKRLRHVPAFAPAGQSTQLIVGASPESDYEILNLADGLYRQQTLKRVYYSAYVPVGGPRKPLPDLAEPPLRRENRLYQADWLMRLYGFSIDDLIDSASPWLDLAIDPKQAFALRHPELFPVDINTADREMILRVPGIGLKSANRIVHLRQKGRIRLEHLRQLGAIVTRARPYICCDGSSARQWPVAATSIPAQTPTTASPAADTEASTSSAGRRVFETDGSFEGLLSAIFQAYTGPAPPDAIEPSGRGQRGLFEQPVAIDTDPVIADRVWKGLERHLGAKRRCKLLEAFLSGHAGVETLIYRLVADAIAARRGRSAATHLSTSIQIDKLSRQVRLEAHRMKGLVRFAQTDADGYLALVAPRYDVLPLVRRHFESRFADQRWIIYDTQRNYGLAYDGRYTQALQMDLAAITAPCRNDHEQLCQTLWQRYYAAANVPARNNPKLHLSKLPHRYWRFLTEKQPLRLNQAHGQ
- a CDS encoding TAXI family TRAP transporter solute-binding subunit produces the protein MRKSTFKWISILVLVAFAMAPAAIAAKKRLAFGGGPTGGTFQYFANGIAILMSKNIENVEVSSEGTGGSAENLKRLNAGDVDFGIVYSVDLWLGSQGKLPQDTKQYTKVRPMSYLYGAPAQLVVRADSGVTDAMQLVGKKVAVGNAGSGAALSAQRFFEALGIWDKVEPQFLGYSAAASALGDKKIDAFWVLVGFPNASIIEASTTNDIALLNTYETAKTAGFFDKFPAYSEAKIPAGTYKGQDKDVLTFQDSTLWCAREDLDAETVFQALSVVYSPEGLEHMVKSHKAAAEMSIETGISGIPLPLHKGAEAFWTEQGVVIPEAIKAQ
- a CDS encoding TRAP transporter permease, with the translated sequence MPDNGIENLSESITKGALPEDEKIKKIIEKEEKGTRKIRGFWRWVSMILMAAMVLIYFYSSGISPISAQLHRGIYVLLTYALVFIMYPAGSVWMRPVLCLLMGLGIASAASTFVLFDGLAGFDARVVAFKELFQDEGLVAALGSMGPLWIVFVVGVVIAGLLFLAGSWGKKRFPNSPNITDVLFCLTASFAVIYWIHEFEALNYRMGSETALDFYISFIGILISLEVARRVLGWSFTLIGIFFILYCLFGPYMPEAFAHRGFRLERIINALYLTQDGVFGVMADVLATYVILFIFFGAFLQKSGAGRFFIDFPLAIAGRTAGGPAKVAVLASALFGSISGSAIANTVATGAFTIPMMKRAGFRPHVAGAIEPSASIGGMFMPPVMGAGGFLMAELTGIPYVSIMLMSVFPAFLYFLSVLTMVHFEAKKHGIRGLEDLPKPWQILKAQWYMALPLVVIIVLMLQGFSPGFSAFWATLGCIMVSWVKKDTRMGPKEIWDAMITGSRNTLVIGATVGVIGIIVGSIALTGIGLKFSDIIISLAGGNLVIGILLVALASLVLGMGVPVTAAYLITAVLAVPALGEMGVMIIAAHQIVYWLSQDSNITPPVCVAAYAGAAIAGSDPWKTGWTSFKFAKLLYVMPFLFAFTPEILMKNWDLTPAEAFPFGHVAMSFFSATVGTLAFSSLTMGYLVRRTTLIEWIFFAVATVLCYTPGLATDLSGIAMVVALVFWQKRKNRLEALAKNPA